A single window of Plasmodium malariae genome assembly, chromosome: 8 DNA harbors:
- the DHX57 gene encoding ATP-dependent RNA helicase DHX57, putative, whose protein sequence is MKCNNTIGKKRRYTVKPNHLNTLTKKRFSYCYNDHIDNDKGMVYQKKINQDLHKMNSSKRINRCANGKNKEIEEIQFFKRPIGSNTAIKENAYYNRDEDIIRYKEKYMCENDDANNDNGICDGNDDSGKNLSYKQIYYKYSNYDPCNDHLKHSYNTNSVHSTNGCYVVKSVHMMDGKHIDNNDNNSYNGNECRSNKYKGTNSNPFFSVVNGAQSLKENSMNSTRINASDVRGSDVHNNNRSSNSFIGNSIDKNSDKHNPVEVNCSEPNNNVKGEDYILQDSRNDNLYFFENEEYELVRKNIEESRNIEESRNRADDLSHLVDKTMEDGIRKNNDHLKKIEGGCTTNDKVNYAMDNGSYKDGCNGNHNEDDYYNYVQNNEERELNYEHNMNNLLNYNYGGVYNENCSLPKSYKNDSGKYNNYNCIYENYNSKYGQSYAKGIEGNDDPKHEAYKRISPLRRNTANRTTDENMMCNEWERDDLSFHCQPYEAVSNERKVKGSLGIHADNSWNYRPNRPNQTNQHHNRPYQPNLPYLHRHSYEHKTKQGNYNRDSRRHSKYDRDSERCISNFEASDGTGNRNGNGHRDRENKTRRKDNRIGGKYRNGYVNYRHGNSMYYKEADSNCNGSSTIHRSSCYDNNSKRDIQRNALHRGSSACSPRANNAPFANIEGDDVCESDPPHLVDEHIKENKNCLVRKKILLTEDIRNNAQKNIERLSIYKLREDILRMVEANDITFIHGETGSGKSTCVPRFLLEDILKKNKKKINIIVTEPRRIACIALSKILSELTNEKLGGKIGYRISGESLYDPEKTVITYITIGYLFKLFLHHKNIYKRFTHVIIDEIHDRSILLDIVLLFIKLYLHNKDKEEHMFKLIIMSATMQRDLFYSYFQHDNIKMDSIFIGTKIYNIDTFYIEDIIEYARKGMSNASVASSSGGDGSGNGIVDDTEDTKTEHVHERVIEYILRKKNYTKLELSKNSEMLLYKIKNEYDKNIHMFNNKNLIHSENRDLDVDEIIPANVFSNISTLCLDLVYNLCLKGDSVLIFLSGMQDITDMYHQLSMTINNGGHNYNVKFHIHMLHSCLYDNTISKLKGNDSDIKIFLSSNIAESSITIPNVRLVIDFCIQKNIEYNTKKKAHILVKKWINKSSMEQRKGRCGRTCHGICIRMISKHFLNLLRDHKLSEIYTHSLHLLYLYILKSMPVLNTLLGRRGQCISERDGETAISTSAVFSSGTTENGRMMNEKGMKNRLNIYHVLGMIIEKPSREKIKNTRYELEQMKAIIKIKDKIIISIIGQIMIRFNLSFNLCKLLLYGVILDLTFDTIIIISILNTNDIFPTFNLYSSRNIYSYGVFLELLLKQKEYFDGKTYSEPIMLRNVFIEWLCIFLLYIQELRKKNKFNKNDLKNYYIHTCSIMNKKNYINVKKLLCVINSVENMCRKMLKIVSYGSNAYRSTRYLLNLLRGEIGKVRSDQRGINGLDENHNVSSVNRMREKEKEKEEDVNMWSSGNMGDDVNEGNVFRIVSKYAHYDHHTNENLYLKFLFALAFSPLFIHGTPNLSLKDMNEGKKKSKKLLSVLNFMTERRLNTKDCIYFSGVNIFDINILKRGLYIMCPYLSLDVYHNRGMYIVHFNNKGVNSYLNGLRSCHRGSYQSGNRSSNADIHANYPVCTHDYMDSQRYEDTGGNLYVVHDDYRNNGTATITTTTTNTSSTITTSTATSPLLMKNLHINGNSANGSYHTLNRMIKNGNNNQFALNEFNSFSSNGINMKQCTEIIEMIRAELIYMYNNNVERNIFTNFYNNILNLILDVHAYVPVCINKKDEINNVFLCTSIINMFSNGRWSFPMPLYNSSGRSNSSSVRGGKGINDVNDYFVHKYELKKPKHLFLVKWLLLDKDNYKIKKGKNGKNGKQGGGNSNSSRGKGLEKCEKEAMMDSAQDGSSSRSSSSSSRNGRDAADTSNRSDKEGSCNSPGEVKNSSNNNNNNNNNNNNNNNNNNNNNNNNNNNNPYRKTDDPIVDDVKVEEERDDKGGSSSTYSTLNKKSKQKKLKCNLNFRSVLGFLSLCPFSYDPKKNIYENQASEIFAVCASIDYNCANISYTWVNYATVIPMAYFLTFFLTSLPFHDNIIFQTSTNLLGCDILSVKIFDSKEIIFINTKNNKSKLKSKTYPGGSNTSSEAIGDNVRGARVNKFDLLRINYVRYCLSKILLTLTLSYNNHDENKKKQQEHQKQHHLLELPLPLSQLSNYDNIPLFVKDKNRDEMSEWTEGRNVEEEGNPYERSTIIEHQKKGEKKQMEENETEEEEGGGGYFSEDDVMSDIEENNVLRENLYLKKIVHNMINENNSEKINYNDYSVENNTNNNFDDDRIFDMSILCEDENLEILNNKWNNYKGERLIKAYSYLYNVLTRKKDSFYESKDIKEKSLNSFEAVKNCYMNNNFVVQVTNGMNAYTNSDSEDYIFFQPVNISAIRNANFQLRSMYYRECSPDLSYNQAGRKSG, encoded by the coding sequence ATGAAATGTAACAACACGATAGGTAAGAAAAGAAGGTATACAGTCAAGCCAAATCATTTAAACACATTAACCAAAAAGAGGTTCTCATACTGTTATAACGACCATATTGATAATGATAAAGGAATGGTATatcaaaaaaagataaatcaagatttacataaaatgaaTTCATCAAAAAGGATTAATAGATGTGCTAATGGGAAGAACAAGGAAATAGAagaaatacaattttttaaaagaccCATAGGAAGTAATACTGCAATAAAAGAAAACGCATATTATAATAGAGATGAAGatattattagatataaaGAAAAGTACATGTGTGAAAATGATGATgcaaataatgataatggtATCTGTGATGGCAATGATGACAGTGGCAAAAATTTATCCTAcaaacaaatttattataaatacagTAATTACGATCCATGTAACGACCATTTGAAACACtcatataatacaaatagtGTGCACAGTACAAATGGATGTTACGTGGTGAAAAGTGTTCACATGATGGACGGTAAACATATAgacaataatgataataacagTTACAATGGGAATGAATGTagaagtaataaatataaaggaaCGAATTCTAATCCCTTTTTCAGTGTTGTGAACGGGGCTCAGTCTCTGAAGGAAAACAGTATGAACAGTACGCGGATAAATGCATCTGATGTTAGGGGGAGTGATGTGCACAATAATAATAGGAGTAGTAACAGTTTTATTGGCAATAGCATCGATAAGAATAGTGATAAGCATAACCCAGTTGAGGTGAACTGTTCAGAACCCAATAACAACGTAAAGGGGGAGGATTATATATTGCAGGATAGCAGAAACGacaatttgtatttttttgaaaatgaagaatatgAACTAGTTAGGAAAAATATTGAGGAAAGTAGAAATATTGAGGAAAGTAGAAATCGAGCTGACGATTTATCACATCTAGTTGATAAAACAATGGAGGATGGTATACGAAAGAATAATGatcatttgaaaaaaatagaagggGGATGTACAACAAATGACAAAGTAAATTATGCAATGGATAACGGTAGTTATAAAGACGGTTGTAATGGAAACCATAATGAGGatgattattataattatgtacaAAATAATGAGGAAAGAGAACTTAATTATGAGCATAACATGAATAATCTccttaattataattacgGTGGtgtttataatgaaaattgttCACTGCCAAAAAGTTATAAGAATGACTCGGGGAAGTATAACAATTATAACtgtatttatgaaaattataatagcAAGTACGGACAGAGTTATGCTAAAGGTATTGAGGGGAATGATGATCCTAAGCATGAAGCATACAAACGAATTTCCCCATTAAGGCGTAATACAGCAAATAGAACTACTGATGAAAATATGATGTGTAATGAGTGGGAGAGAGATGATTTATCTTTTCATTGCCAGCCATATGAAGCAGTTAGTAATGAGAGAAAGGTAAAAGGAAGTTTAGGTATACACGCAGATAACAGTTGGAATTATCGCCCTAACAGGCCTAATCAGACAAATCAGCATCATAATAGGCCATATCAGCCTAATCTACCTTACCTTCATCGGCATTCCTATGAGCATAAAACGAAACAGGGAAACTACAACAGGGACTCAAGAAGACACAGTAAATATGACAGAGACTCAGAAAGGTGCATATCCAATTTTGAAGCAAGCGATGGGACTGGAAATAGGAATGGAAATGGACATAGAgatagagaaaataaaacaagaaGAAAGGATAACAGAATAGGGGGTAAATATCGAAATGGTTATGTAAATTATAGGCATGGAAACAGTATGTATTATAAAGAGGCAGACAGTAACTGTAATGGTAGTAGCACTATCCACAGGAGCAGCTGCtatgataataatagcaaGAGGGATATTCAAAGGAATGCCCTTCACAGGGGCAGTAGTGCATGTTCACCGAGAGCGAACAATGCTCCATTTGCAAACATTGAAGGGGATGATGTTTGCGAATCAGATCCCCCTCATTTGGTAGATGAAcatataaaggaaaataaaaattgtttagtTAGAAAGAAAATATTGTTGACTGAAGATATTAGAAATAATGCTCAAAAGAATATAGAGAGATTGTCGATTTACAAATTGAGAGAAGATATCTTAAGGATGGTAGAAGCAAATGACATTACGTTTATTCATGGTGAAACGGGGTCAGGTAAATCTACATGTGTTCCGAGATTTTTACTAgaagatattttaaaaaaaaataaaaaaaaaataaatattattgtaacTGAGCCAAGAAGAATTGCTTGTATAGctttatcaaaaatattatcagAACTGACTAATGAAAAGTTAGGTGGTAAGATAGGATATAGAATATCAGGTGAATCTTTATATGACCCCGAGAAAACTGTTATCACATATATAACTATAGggtatttatttaaactatttttgcatcataaaaatatatacaaaaggTTTACACATGTAATTATTGATGAAATACATGATCGAAGTATACTCTTAgatattgtattattatttataaaattatatttacataataaggATAAGGAGGAGCACatgtttaaattaattattatgtcAGCAACTATGCAGAgagatttattttattcctaCTTCCAGcatgataatataaagatGGATAGCATATTTATAGGTacgaaaatttataatatagatACATTTTACATAGAAGATATTATAGAATACGCAAGGAAGGGCATGAGCAATGCTAGTGTTGCAAGCAGCAGTGGTGGTGATGGAAGTGGTAACGGCATTGTTGATGATACAGAAGACACGAAGACGGAGCATGTGCACGAAAGAGTAATAGAGTACATCcttagaaaaaagaattatacaAAGCTGGAGCTGTCGAAAAATTCAGAAATGTtgttatacaaaataaaaaatgaatatgataagaatatacacatgtttaataataaaaatttgattCATTCAGAGAACAGAGATTTAGATGTAGATGAAATAATTCCAGCGAatgttttttcaaatatatctACGCTTTGTTTAGACTTAGTATACAATTTATGTTTAAAGGGGGATAGCGTTTTAATATTCCTGTCTGGTATGCAAGATATAACGGACATGTATCATCAATTAAGTATGACTATAAATAATGGAGgtcataattataatgttaAATTCCATATTCATATGTTACATAGTTGTTTATATGATAATACTATTAGtaaattaaaaggaaatgACTCTGATATCAAGATTTTTTTATCCTCAAATATTGCCGAGAGTTCTATTACTATTCCTAATGTAAGACTAGTTATTGATTTTtgtattcaaaaaaatattgaatataatacgaaaaaaaaagcgcATATTTTAGtgaaaaaatggataaacaAATCTTCCATGGAACAAAGGAAAGGTAGGTGTGGTAGAACTTGTCATGGTATATGCATTAGAATGATCAGTAAGCACTTTTTAAACTTATTAAGGGACCACAAGTTATCGGAAATATATACGCACAGTTTGCACttgttatatttgtatattttgaaGAGCATGCCAGTGTTAAATACTCTATTGGGAAGAAGAGGTCAGTGTATTAGCGAAAGGGATGGTGAAACTGCTATTAGCACTAGTGCTGTATTTAGTAGCGGAACCACTGAGAATGGGAGGATGATGAATGAGAAAGGAATGAAGAACAggctaaatatatatcacgTTCTGGGTATGATTATAGAAAAACCATCTAGggaaaaaatcaaaaatacTAGATACGAATTAGAACAAATGAAGgccattataaaaataaaagataaaataattatttcaatTATTGGACAAATAATGATACGATTTAATTTAAGTTTTAACTTATGtaaattactattatatGGAGTTATATTAGACTTAACATTTGatactataataattattagtatattaaatacaaatgatatattccctacatttaatttatattcctctagaaatatttattcatatggTGTATTcttagaattattattaaaacaaaaagaatattttgatGGAAAAACATATTCAGAACCAATCATGTTAAGAAATGTTTTTATAGAATggttatgcatatttttactttacaTTCAAGAGTtaagaaagaaaaacaaatttaataaaaacgatttgaaaaattattacattcaTACATGTTCCAtcatgaataaaaaaaattatataaatgtgaaGAAATTACTATGTGTAATCAATAGCGTCGAAAATATGTGTAGAAAAATGCTTAAAATAGTTAGCTATGGCAGCAATGCGTATAGGTCCACCCGCTATTTGTTGAATTTGCTAAGGGGGGAAATAGGGAAGGTTAGAAGTGATCAGAGAGGGATTAATGGCCTAGACGAAAATCATAATGTGAGCAGTGTAAATAGGATGAGAGAGAAGGAGAAGGAGAAGGAGGAGGATGTAAATATGTGGAGTAGTGGTAACATGGGGGATGATGTGAATGAGGGAAATGTCTTTCGTATAGTAAGCAAGTACGCGCATTATGATCACCACACGAATGAAAATCTTTACTTGAAGTTTTTATTCGCCTTAGCTTTTTCCCCTCTCTTTATACACGGTACCCCTAATCTATCACTTAAAGACATGAATgagggaaaaaagaagagcaAAAAGTTATTGAGTGTGTTAAATTTTATGACTGAAAGGAGGTTAAATACGAAAGACTGCATATATTTTAGCGGTGTAAACATATTcgacataaatattttgaaaagggGGTTATATATCATGTGTCCATACTTATCGCTCGATGTTTATCACAATAGAGGTATGTACATCGTTCATTTTAACAACAAGGGTGTGAACAGTTACCTGAACGGGTTAAGAAGTTGCCATAGAGGCAGTTATCAAAGTGGAAACCGAAGCAGCAATGCAGATATCCATGCGAATTACCCTGTTTGCACACATGACTACATGGACAGTCAAAGATATGAAGACACGGGTGGTAATCTCTACGTTGTCCATGATGATTACCGAAACAACGGTACTGCTACTATTACTACGACTACGACTAATACTTCTAGTACTATTACTACTAGCACTGCCACCTCTCCCCTGTTAATGAAAAATCTTCACATAAATGGAAACAGTGCAAATGGTTCGTATCATACCCTAAATAGAATGATTAAAAATGGTAACAACAACCAGTTTGCTCTAAATGAATTTAACAGCTTTTCTTCAAATGGGATAAATATGAAACAGTGCACagaaataatagaaatgaTTAGAGCTGAACTGATTtacatgtataataataatgtcgaaagaaatatttttacaaatttttataataacattCTAAACCTAATACTAGACGTGCATGCATATGTGCCAGtgtgcataaataaaaaagatgaaattaATAATGTGTTTTTATGTACAAGTATTATTAACATGTTTTCAAATGGGAGATGGTCCTTCCCCATGCCACTGTATAACAGTAGCGGTAGaagtaatagtagtagtgtTCGTGGTGGTAAAGGCATAAACGATGTGAATGACTATTTCGTTCATAAGTACGAACTGAAGAAGCCGAAGCATTTGTTTCTAGTCAAGTGGCTTCTTCTAGACAAAGATAactacaaaataaaaaagggaaaaaatggaaaaaatggaaaacagGGTGgtggtaatagtaatagtagtaggGGAAAAGGCTTAGAGAAGTGCGAAAAAGAGGCCATGATGGACAGTGCGCAAGATGGCAGTAGTAGCAGAagcagcagtagtagtagtagaaATGGGAGAGATGCCGCTGATACCTCTAATCGCAGTGATAAAGAAGGAAGTTGTAACTCCCCAGGGGAAGTGAAAAACAGCtccaacaacaacaacaacaacaacaacaacaacaacaacaataacaacaacaataacaacaataacaacaacaataacaacaataaccCGTATAGAAAAACAGATGATCCTATCGTGGACGACGTAAAGGTTGAGGAGGAGAGGGATGACAAAGGCGGATCAAGCAGCACGTACAGCACATTGAACAAAAAaagcaaacaaaaaaaattaaagtgcAATTTGAATTTTAGGTCAGTACTTGGTTTTTTATCTCTATGTCCATTTAGTTATGACccgaaaaaaaatatatatgaaaatcaGGCATCTGAAATTTTTGCTGTTTGTGCAAGTATTGATTACAATTGTGCTAATATCTCATATACATGGGTAAATTACGCTACAGTTATTCCAATGGCTTATTTTCTTACCTTCTTTTTAACATCCTTACCATTTcatgataatataatttttcaaacgAGTACAAATTTACTTGGGTGTGATATACTATCAGTGAAAATCTTTGAttcaaaagaaataatttttattaacacgAAAAACAATAAATCCAAGTTGAAGTCCAAGACATATCCCGGTGGTAGTAATACCAGCTCAGAAGCCATAGGCGATAATGTAAGGGGTGCTCGTGTTAATAAGTTTGACTTACTGCGGATTAATTATGTGAGATATTGTCTTTCGAAAATTTTACTCACACTTACCTTGTCGTATAACAACCATGATGAGAACAAAAAGAAGCAGCAGGAACATCAGAAGCAACATCACCTGCTGGAGTTGCCTCTACCGTTATCACAGTTGAGTAACTATGACAACATACCTCTATTTGTGAAGGATAAAAACAGGGATGAGATGTCCGAATGGACAGAAGGCAGAAATGTGGAGGAGGAAGGAAATCCGTATGAACGTAGTACTATAATAGAGCACCAGAAGAAGGGAGAGAAGAAGCAAATGGAGGAAAACGAGACGGAAGAAGAGGAAGGAGGAGGGGGCTATTTCAGTGAGGACGATGTCATGAGTGATATTGAAGAAAATAATGTATTGAgggaaaatttatatttaaaaaagattgttcataatatgataaatgaaaataatagtgaaaaaattaattataatgattattctgttgaaaataatactaataataacTTTGATGATGACAGAATATTTGATATGTCCATTTTATGTGAGGATGAAAATTtggaaattttaaataataaatggaaTAATTACAAAGGAGAAAGACTAATTAAAGCATACAGTTACCTGTACAACGTtttaacaagaaaaaaagattcTTTTTATGAATCTAAAGATATTAAAGAAAAGTCTTTAAACTCTTTTGAAGCTGTAAAAAACTGTTATATGAATAACAATTTTGTGGTTCAAGTTACAAATGGAATGAATGCATATACTAATTCTGATTCTGAGGACTATATTTTCTTTCAGCCTGTTAATATCTCGGCGATTCGGAACGCAAATTTTCAGTTGAGGTCTATGTATTACAGGGAATGTTCTCCCGACTTGTCGTACAACCAAGCAGGGAGGAAAAGCGGCTAG
- the EIF3K gene encoding eukaryotic translation initiation factor 3 subunit K, putative, which yields MDVRSVIEEVQAIKIFPHMMFNASKLKVLSDYVDIALENNEYFDNEVMLTLLRLFCLYPHCYDKVVIKKILVCVLYNINEVDMNIYLSLINPNIYDDNIKSIVYLHDLIKECQFKKLWACINSGSSSSIDDNNNNNNSNYDYTFLKNSINFTYNIRKYILNTISLSFENITMKNMSEYLNMHDYSEIEKLLNENKWMIKNVNYKDEEQSICCNGNIEAVQQKKNINAYFSEDNIASYMTKLNN from the exons ATGGATGTGAGAAGCGTTATCGAGGAGGTTCAGgcaataaaaattttcccGCATATGATGTTCAATGCGTCAAAGCTGA AAGTACTGAGTGATTATGTAGATATAGCActtgaaaataatgaatattttgataATGAAGTTATGCTGACCTTGTTAAGGTTATTTTGCTTATATCCCCACTGTTACGATAAAGTTgtaattaagaaaattttagtatgcgttttgtataatataaatgaagtaGACATGAATATTTACCTTAGTTTAATAAACCCcaatatatatgatgataACATAAAAAGCATTGTATATTTGCATGATTTGATAAAAGAGTGTCAGTTTAAGAAGCTATGGGCATGTATAAACAgtggtagtagtagtagtatcgatgataataataataataataatagtaattatgattacacctttttaaaaaattctattaattttacgtataatattagaaaatatatattaaatacaaTATCGTTAagttttgaaaatattacgATGAAAAATATGTCGGAGTATTTAAATATGCATGACTATTcagaaattgaaaaattattaaatgaaaataaatggatgattaaaaatgttaattataaAGATGAAGAGCAATCAATTTGCTGCAACGGAAATATAGAAGCTGTTcagcagaaaaaaaatatcaacgCTTATTTCAGTGAAGATAATATAGCGTCTTACATGACCAAATTGAATAATTGA
- the PmUG01_08045500 gene encoding trafficking protein particle complex subunit 4, putative has protein sequence MYSLYVNNQHGTLVYQKHFSEEIKLNSNEEIRLASMLHGISTISEKINVHSSFNENKNNIFKSLEKKGIEAIEGNGFKIQCFDTLTGIKIFIVHKDDLNVEVSTYLKKVYELYSDIILKNPFYDIDMPIRSAVFNEHIEKLFSNIN, from the exons ATGTATTCTCTTTATGTTAACAACCAACACGGCACTTTAGTTTATCAAAAG CATTTCagtgaagaaataaaattaaacagTAATGAAGAAATAAGACTTGCATCCATGTTACATGGTATTTCAACGATttctgaaaaaataaatgtgcattcatcatttaatgaaaataaaaataatatatttaaatcttTGGAAAAAAAGGGCATAGAGGCAATTGAGGGAAATGGTTTTAAAATTCAATGTTTTGATACTTTAACaggtataaaaatatttattgtcCACAAAGATGACTTAAATGTTGAGGTGAgcacatatttaaaaaaggtatatGAATTGTACAGTGACATAATACTGAAAAATCCATTTTACGATATTGATATGCCTATACGTTCTGCAGTTTTTAATGAGCATATTGAGAAgcttttttcaaatataaattga